TGTTAATTGAGCACTAAATCAAATTCAAGAAACATTATTTATGATCATTAACTGGGGTAAGTTTGCTTTTAATTATGGGCAATTCAATTAAGTTATCAGTTACGTTATGCTAGTGTTTTCATTTAATGAATAAGAAAAGGAATTTTAATGACTATATCTTTAAGAGCTGTTGATGGAACTCCCATTAAAGAAAGACATAAAGCGACGTGTCATTGCGGTAGTGTAGTAATTGAACTCCATTTACCAAATGGTGTTGAGGACATAAGGCGCTGCGATTGTTCTTTATGTAGAAGAAGGGGCGCTATAGTAGCTTCGGTGCCGTTGTCAGGTATAAAAATCATAAAAGGTGAAGAAAAATTAAAGTTATACCAATTCAACACTAAGAAGGCCAAGCACTACTTTTGCAGTGAATGCGGTATATATAC
The nucleotide sequence above comes from Pseudoalteromonas shioyasakiensis. Encoded proteins:
- a CDS encoding GFA family protein, translated to MTISLRAVDGTPIKERHKATCHCGSVVIELHLPNGVEDIRRCDCSLCRRRGAIVASVPLSGIKIIKGEEKLKLYQFNTKKAKHYFCSECGIYTHHQRRSNPSQYGFNVACLEGVNPLKVSGIPTYDGVNHPSDIKK